TGGCAGCTGCAGGTCAAGATCCTGCACGATGCGGCCCACGAAGGTGCCGTGTTTGGCCTCCTCTGCGATAGAATAGTGGAGCTGTCCGCTCCCCACCTCCCAAACTGTGAAGATCAGTAGCGAAAGCACGAGATGCCAGCCCTCCGGATCTCCTCCGCCTAAATACAGCATTTCAGGAGCTTGATATTTCCGACTCGCTTAAATTGCCTCTTGATGAAGAGAAAATACCTGATTCTCTCAATTCCACCCTCCCGTGTTCACCATTGCTCACCCGAGTGAAAAAGGATGGAGCATCTCTTCTCCTGGAAAAAGGATGGCTGTGCTTGTCTTGAATCAGAAAGAATAAGATGGCCAAGAGCGACATCAGGCGGCCCAAAGAGTAAGTACATATTCGGCGAATAAACATTGAACCATTGACTTGCAAACTCTTACTTTATTCTCTGAATTTTATAATTGttgaaacagaaaacaacctTTCTCTTCCTGCAGGCTTTATTAGAGGACTGAGCTCCAGAACTATGAAATGCCATAATTACAGTTCTCTTGCGCCTGAGAAAAATGTCCACATAACTTTAAAATACCGATGAAAACGGAATGGCAATTAAAAACGATCAGttacacaataataaatattaaattcgAAAATCATTTTGTTCTGTAACTCAGGATCATCCATATTCCTAAATTTCAGATTCTGATGTTACAGACTGCTGTGAGTCACTATGCCTAAGGAAACTAGGTGCCCAGAAATTTACTGatcaaaaataaactttttcatgCTGGATAAAAGAAGTcagtaaatatatttatgaaacaatttttaagtaatttcatGAATTGTAAATGAGTaaagttttttttcaaaataagaatttaGTTAAACAACCCTCATGGAGAGaaaaatattatgtatgtatttctctttattaatatttatgtaaCTGTTCCCACCATTATGTTTTATTCCTACACCTACATTATATGATTGCTTTCAATCATTGTCATATGCAAATAGCaatctctctcttctttatctCTTGTATTGTATGACCCCATAGTTCATTTCAATTTCAGTATTATTCATTCAGGGGTTGGGGAGAGTTCTACTGTTAGAGTTATGCTTAGAATTCTTTTCTGCCTAGATTTTACTTAAGAAAAATTCTTTCACATTCTAGCCTCTCATTAAAACATGCAAGTCAATTAATTAAATCTATTGTTAGTCCTTTTGTGGTCTAAAAGCAAAATCATAGACATTATTGATAATAATTGAAatgagcagggcgttggtggtgcatgcctttaatcccagcactctggaggcagaggcaggaggatctctgtgagttcaaggccagcctggtctccagagcgagtaccaggataggctccaaagctacacaaagaaaccctgtctcgaaaaatcaaaaaaaaataatgattgaaATGATTAGTTGCCAAATTCAGTATTAGATGATATAAAGGATCTTAAATGCCATTTCTACTTTGTAAAACCAATTAAAATTtaggaagaaaatgtgataaagTCACATCTGAGAGTTAGATAGATGTCAACATAATAGGaactataaaataatttccaCAAAGAGAAGGCCACACACTCTATTCAAATAGTGAAATAAACATACAGGTACAGAAATCCAAAAATCCTTAAAACTGGGAGCTAAAGTAATTCATTTTATGTAGAGCATTTTATAGACAAGTAAGGTGGTAGACATAAAAGgaattatgaaaatgaaaacaacacaaaaagaaacttgCTTTCTGATACCTTTCATTTTGGAAAGAAGGATAAAATCTAGTCATAAATGATCACACAGTGCCATTATGTCCATAACAGGCTATAAGAATCCAGAGTCCCAAAAACCTCTAAGTCACTTCCAGTAAGTATAACCATTGTCATCTGAGGGATGTGCTCAACATTCAATTAGTGCGCAATGCCAGGGCAAATGAAACACacaagaagcaaaggaagaataAAGTTCTAAAATTTAAACACTGAAAGACAAAATAAGTATCTAAGACTTTTCAAAGATTTACTtccaaaaagcaaaatatttctaCATGAACAAGAGAATCCTcattattttgagtatttttatgGGGAAGatgtatatattatacatctCTCTACAACAATAGAATTGGGACTACTGCACACAGTATTcttgattttcaatttttgttaAATCACATTAAATGTAAACTCAATGTAGACTTTGGGGGtggtgctaggatttgaacctgAGACCTTGAACATGCTATGAAACATTTTTATGAGATACACCAACTTATGCACAAAAGATTAATACAAATGTACTGCATCACTGATTCAAGTTCAGCTGATGTCTATCAGAATAAGAGCAAATACTGACCAGCCAAGgatgttaaaaatattaaattattgaaTATAATATTGTAAAATTTCTGTaccagtaaaataaataaataaaacgtgAAATGGTGAAAATCcccagatcccagcactcagaggtatAAGACAGAAGGATTATGAGATTTCGGTAAATCTGAGCTGCATGGTTgacaccattaaaaaaaataggaaaaggaaaagttgaTAAATTTAGGGTGTATTAAAAGCAGCCTCATACACTCATCTTCTCATTTTACTTTTGGCTAACTTAtaaaaaaaacagagaggaaaaatgaaagttaaatatttcaaaggaaattATTCTGTACATTATGACATGAATAATATGAATAATATCACAACATCTTGAAACAActagaactaaaataaaaaataagatgataAACTAAAACCATGAAATTTATTAATACAACTGTAAGCAgaagataatatttaaaatataccttTCCAATAATACTATAGAATATATTAAAGGCTCAGAGCGTAATCATGAAATTTAAATGTTTAGAGGAATGCATTTCCATGGACCTCATTAAAGTTCTGTTCTAGAAGATTAAAATCATATTAAGGCTAAAATCAGTGTCTCACACAATAAGAAATTCTGACAACTTGAAGCAACAGAGACTCTGGTATATGGATAATCAGTGTGTGACATGTCAATTGAAACCAAAAGTATTTGGCCAACCTAAAAATGTCAGATCCcagatataaaaaaataaaagtatacaacacaaaataataaactaGAGCCTGatagtagtggtggcacacaccttaaatcccagcactggggaggcagaggcagaaggatctctgtgagttcaaggctagcattgCTCACAgaaatccaggacagccaaggtgttacacagacaaaccctgtctcgaaaaaagcaacaacaacaataataaacctggtaaaattattttaaactaaaataatgtTGAATTTTGCCAATAATGTGCAAATGTGAAACACCATGAATGTAATTGCAAAGTTTGTACAACTTAAATATTCCGAAGTATAAATGGACTTACTTGAAAGCCATGATCAACATTTAAATCTTGCACTTCCCCAATGACCTCTGATCCTGGACGCGGTGGAAGACTGGGACTGAAGGCCATGAGGTCGGCCTTGGGCGGACCCTCTCCAGAGcacactctctgtctcctctgctgCGAGTAAGACCAGCTCCCCACCGCGCTGGAGCACACCAGCACAGGCTTCCCAGGAGCACAGGCTCCATCGGTGGGCGTCGCCGAGCAGCGCAGCGCTGTGTACAGCAGCAAAGTGAGCACCAACAGGCTGGACACCGCACAAATGGCGATGATCAGATACACGTTGACATCCACTAGTGACACCTCTGGGACTGAAGAGCGTCCTGAAGCCTGAGAAGAGGCCTTTGGCACTTGATTACTCTCAACCAGTGACACTAGAACTGTAGCTGTGGCAGTCAGAGCTGGCTCACCATGGTCTTTCACCAATACCAACAGGCGCTGTCTGGGTGCATCCAACTCATCCAGGGCACGTGTAGTACTGATCTCACCCGTGTACAATCCAACACGGAATGGGCTGCGAGGGCCCACTGAGGGCTGCAGCTCATAGGACAACCACGCATTGTAGCCAGAGTCTGAGTCCACCGCCCGCACTTTTGCAACCACCTGGCCCGCGCTCACAGACTTAGGTATCAGGTCAGTTGCCATACTACCCAAGCCTTCTGTACCAGACAAAAGCAAGGTGGGAGCATTGTCGTTCTCATCCAGCACAAACACCTGCAGAGTCACATTGCTGCCCAGGGCAGGCACACCAGCATCCCGCGCGCTCACCTGCAACTGCAGCAGCTCCAGCTCCTCATGGTCCAGAGGCTGCAGCGCGAACACCTTGCCGCTCTCTGCGTGCACAGACACGAAGCTCGACAGCAAGCGCTCGCCCACCCTCCGCTCCACCAGAGAGTAGGACACCAGCGCGTTCTCCTGCACGTCGGCGTCTGTGGCCGACACCGTGAAGATGTGCGCGCCAGGAGGGTTGTTCTCCTTCACGAACACCGTGTATTCGGGCTGCGCGAACGCGGGCGCGTTGTCGTTCACATCAGCCACCTCCACGGACACGCTGGCTGTGGCCCACAGAGAGGGCGAGCCCCCGTCACGGGCGGTCACCACCACCTTATAGTCAGCTGTGGTCTCTCGGTCTAGGGCACTGTCTAGCACAAGCGAATAGTAATTCTTGAAGGTGGACACCAGCTTGAAAGGGACATGTGGTGTCAGGGAGCAGGTCACCTGCCCGTTGGCTCCAGAGTCCAAGTCCGAAACGCTGATTAGAGCAATGACAGTACCCAGTGCAGCATCCTCTCGAACAGGCAGGGATAAGGAAGTCAATGTGACCTGAGGCACATTGTCGTTTTCATCCAATACCTTCACTAGAACAGTGCAATGACCCGCCATCGGAGGGTGTCCTTTGTCCGTCGCGTCAACGCGGATTTTGTAGACATTGACTTGCTCAAAGTCCAAGTTCCCTTGAATTATGATTTCTCCTGTATCTGTGTCTATGCTAAACTGCTCGAGAACCATGGATGGGACCAGCCTATTAAAGGAGTAAGAAATTGCTGAATTCGTCCCTTCGTCCCTGTCAGAAGCATTCAGTCTAATAACCGTCGTTCCGTTGTCTGAGTTTTCCAATATTCTCACTTCATACTCAGACTGCTGGAAAGTAGGGGCGTTGTCGTTCACATCCAGCACAGTGACTAGCAGCTGAACAGAGCCTGTGAGCTCAGGTTTGCCTCCATCCGTGGCTGTCAGCAGTAGCTTATGCTCAGGAGCATCCTCTCTGTCCAAGGACTTTCTTAATACTAGCTCAACCTGTTTATTTTCTTCGTTCTTTGAATTCACAATTAGTGTGAAGTAATCATTAGAATCAAGTCTGTAGGTTACAATTGAATTAGCACCAATATCTGCATCAGATGCGCCCTCTAGCAGAAACCTAGAGTCTAACATTCTGGATTCTGAAATATACAGCTTTTGTTCTTTCACCGAGAACACTGGCGGGTTGTCGTTAATGTCCCTGACCTCCACCTCCACGTGGAAAACCTGCAGAGGCCGGTCCACGATCACCTCCAGGTGGATGCTACACTCCTCGCTCCGCCCACACAGAGCCTCCCGGTCGATCCGAGAATTCACAAACAAAATGCCATTCTGCAGATTTACCTCCAGAAGGTCCCCGCGGTCCTTGGACGCCACCCTGAACAGGCGGGGCACCAGCTCCGccagctccagccccaggtcCTGAGCGATGCGGCCCACAAAGGTGCCGTGTTTGGCCTCCTCGGGGACGGAGTAATGGAGCTGGCCGCTCCCT
This DNA window, taken from Cricetulus griseus strain 17A/GY chromosome 2, alternate assembly CriGri-PICRH-1.0, whole genome shotgun sequence, encodes the following:
- the LOC103164308 gene encoding protocadherin alpha-8-like isoform X3, with protein sequence MVFSWRGGPDSRRLLLSLWLFTIWEAGSGQLHYSVPEEAKHGTFVGRIAQDLGLELAELVPRLFRVASKDRGDLLEVNLQNGILFVNSRIDREALCGRSEECSIHLEVIVDRPLQVFHVEVEVRDINDNPPVFSVKEQKLYISESRMLDSRFLLEGASDADIGANSIVTYRLDSNDYFTLIVNSKNEENKQVELVLRKSLDREDAPEHKLLLTATDGGKPELTGSVQLLVTVLDVNDNAPTFQQSEYEVRILENSDNGTTVIRLNASDRDEGTNSAISYSFNRLVPSMVLEQFSIDTDTGEIIIQGNLDFEQVNVYKIRVDATDKGHPPMAGHCTVLVKVLDENDNVPQVTLTSLSLPVREDAALGTVIALISVSDLDSGANGQVTCSLTPHVPFKLVSTFKNYYSLVLDSALDRETTADYKVVVTARDGGSPSLWATASVSVEVADVNDNAPAFAQPEYTVFVKENNPPGAHIFTVSATDADVQENALVSYSLVERRVGERLLSSFVSVHAESGKVFALQPLDHEELELLQLQVSARDAGVPALGSNVTLQVFVLDENDNAPTLLLSGTEGLGSMATDLIPKSVSAGQVVAKVRAVDSDSGYNAWLSYELQPSVGPRSPFRVGLYTGEISTTRALDELDAPRQRLLVLVKDHGEPALTATATVLVSLVESNQVPKASSQASGRSSVPEVSLVDVNVYLIIAICAVSSLLVLTLLLYTALRCSATPTDGACAPGKPVLVCSSAVGSWSYSQQRRQRVCSGEGPPKADLMAFSPSLPPRPGSEVIGEVQDLNVDHGFQVSPFILRNI